A stretch of the Azorhizobium caulinodans ORS 571 genome encodes the following:
- a CDS encoding pseudouridine synthase yields the protein MPRDLVSPHGSCYRPSMPRTSPPRKDKNRVPRAKRELPAAAPKEAERIAKVIARAGLGSRREIEEWITAGRVSVNGEVLASPAFTVTAEDEIRVDGEPLPERERTRLFLYHKPIGVVTTNRDPEGRTTLFELLPGHLPRLVSVGRLDINSEGLLLLTNDGGLARVLELPETGWLRRYRVRAKGTVDQAQLDALIKGIVVEGVEYGPIEAVLDRVQGANVWITVALREGKNREVRNVLGALGLQVNRLIRISYGPFQLGEIAEGGVEEVRTRILRDQIGNDIAAAAGADFNGPLVEREPEEEAPRRPLGLDKRKLPRAAEVADAKAAVSKPARRERRSAEPEIDPERPPRVPLRKRMQDEERKVVKVGTVADRKGRAVKVERKLAPVTEEAVERRPRRKADDGRAFDAPRGRSRRPDFEAEAEAPRGRRPAGERPTRSRRTEEAESIGFAQAAEGPRARRAPRGEGFADRKPSDRKGGERAFGDRKGADRRSERPEGREKDVYPFRDRIERSSWRADDAGPKRRSRDEGAERPARGGFDKPRRDRDDARPFGGDKRRSDRPFGKPEGGRGRREQPAEDVGFGGSFEGRPPRGRGGFAKDGGSERPARFGFDKPRGERRTDKPFGRPEGGRTRREQPAGEGGFEGRAPRGRGGFAKEGASERPARSGFDKPRGERSFGKSEGRPPREDRSPGGKPAGKRPGFGAGPRTGAPKGRPGGGKGGPARGGKPQGPRSRG from the coding sequence ATGCCCCGCGATCTCGTCTCGCCGCACGGTTCGTGCTATCGCCCCTCCATGCCTCGAACATCGCCCCCCCGCAAGGACAAGAACCGCGTTCCCCGCGCCAAGCGCGAGCTGCCCGCCGCTGCGCCCAAGGAAGCCGAACGCATCGCCAAGGTCATCGCCCGCGCCGGTCTCGGCTCGCGTCGCGAGATTGAAGAGTGGATCACCGCCGGCCGTGTGTCGGTGAATGGCGAGGTGCTGGCCTCCCCGGCCTTCACCGTGACCGCCGAAGATGAGATTCGCGTGGATGGCGAGCCGCTGCCCGAGCGCGAGCGCACGCGGCTGTTCCTCTATCACAAGCCCATCGGCGTCGTGACGACCAACCGCGACCCGGAAGGCCGCACGACCCTGTTCGAGCTTTTGCCCGGGCATCTGCCGCGCCTTGTCTCGGTGGGCCGGCTCGACATCAATTCCGAAGGCCTGCTGCTGCTGACCAATGACGGGGGCCTCGCCCGCGTTCTGGAACTGCCGGAGACCGGCTGGCTGCGCCGCTATCGCGTGCGCGCCAAGGGCACGGTGGATCAGGCGCAGCTCGACGCCCTCATCAAGGGCATCGTGGTGGAGGGCGTGGAGTACGGCCCCATCGAGGCGGTGCTGGACCGGGTGCAGGGCGCAAACGTGTGGATCACGGTGGCGCTGCGCGAAGGCAAGAATCGCGAAGTGCGCAACGTGCTCGGCGCGCTCGGCCTTCAGGTGAACCGCCTCATCCGCATCTCCTACGGCCCCTTCCAGCTGGGCGAGATCGCTGAAGGCGGCGTGGAAGAGGTGCGCACCCGCATCCTGCGCGACCAGATCGGCAACGATATCGCCGCTGCTGCGGGCGCCGATTTCAACGGTCCGCTTGTCGAGCGCGAGCCTGAGGAGGAGGCCCCCCGCCGCCCCCTCGGCCTCGACAAGCGCAAGCTGCCGCGCGCCGCCGAGGTGGCGGACGCCAAGGCGGCGGTCTCCAAGCCGGCCCGCCGCGAGCGTCGCAGTGCCGAGCCGGAGATCGATCCCGAGCGTCCGCCGCGCGTGCCGCTGCGCAAGCGCATGCAGGACGAGGAACGCAAGGTGGTGAAGGTGGGCACGGTGGCTGACCGCAAGGGCCGCGCCGTGAAGGTCGAGCGCAAGCTCGCGCCGGTCACGGAAGAGGCCGTTGAGCGCCGCCCCCGCCGCAAGGCCGACGACGGTCGCGCCTTCGACGCGCCGCGCGGCCGCAGCCGCCGGCCGGACTTCGAGGCCGAGGCGGAGGCCCCGCGCGGCCGCCGTCCCGCCGGCGAACGCCCGACCCGCTCGCGCCGGACGGAAGAGGCCGAATCCATCGGCTTCGCCCAGGCGGCTGAAGGCCCTCGCGCCCGGCGCGCGCCGCGTGGCGAGGGCTTCGCCGACCGCAAGCCGTCCGACCGGAAAGGCGGCGAGCGCGCCTTCGGCGACCGCAAGGGTGCTGACCGCCGGAGCGAGCGCCCCGAGGGCCGCGAGAAGGACGTCTATCCCTTCCGCGACAGGATCGAGCGCAGCTCCTGGCGGGCCGACGATGCCGGCCCGAAGCGCCGCTCCCGCGACGAGGGCGCCGAGCGCCCCGCCCGTGGCGGCTTCGACAAGCCACGCCGCGACCGCGACGATGCCCGCCCCTTCGGCGGTGACAAGCGCCGGAGCGACAGGCCCTTCGGCAAGCCGGAAGGTGGCCGGGGCCGTCGCGAACAGCCGGCCGAGGACGTTGGCTTCGGCGGCAGCTTCGAGGGGCGTCCGCCCCGTGGTCGGGGCGGCTTCGCCAAGGACGGCGGGAGCGAGCGTCCGGCCCGCTTCGGGTTCGACAAGCCCCGTGGCGAGCGTCGCACCGACAAGCCGTTCGGCCGTCCGGAAGGCGGTCGCACCCGCCGCGAGCAGCCGGCCGGAGAAGGCGGGTTCGAGGGGCGTGCGCCCCGCGGCCGTGGCGGATTCGCCAAAGAGGGCGCAAGTGAGCGCCCGGCCCGTTCCGGCTTCGACAAGCCGCGCGGCGAGCGCAGCTTCGGCAAAAGCGAAGGCCGTCCGCCTCGCGAAGACCGTTCCCCCGGCGGCAAGCCCGCAGGCAAGCGGCCGGGCTTCGGCGCCGGCCCGCGCACGGGCGCGCCCAAGGGGCGGCCCGGTGGCGGCAAGGGCGGCCCGGCACGCGGCGGCAAGCCGCAAGGTCCGCGTTCGCGCGGCTGA
- a CDS encoding mechanosensitive ion channel family protein, whose product MIRALCLALCLLFSSASFAQTPAAPAGSVTSPATAAPKSEDSLKVLLDTLSDDKARADFTARLRALLEARDATTGTPAADDWVAGTTRSLSDFSSGVLTVVGEIENLPTQMSEAVEALRDPAALRRIAWAAGTVVLALAAAFAAEWLASLLLARPRRAIERRAGDLLVIRLFLILVRAVLLALPIIAFAAAAFAVLGAVEMSFVVRLAVVTLVNASVMARAIIAFGHAVLSPESRRLRLPPLDDESAAYGFLWVGRFANTVVYGYFLLRAAWILGLSTSAYAFLLDVLGLLVAGMAIVFLLQIRASVAGWLRASGEAGTSLTRLRNQVADFWHLLAIAYVVAGYFVWVLDVRDGFAFLAQATALSVLAIVAARFAARLLQRGFGMIFHLSPEVRRQYPLLEARANRYLPILRQVFQGLLAVLTLLVLLEIWGGSPFAWLASDNGQRLLSRCISIGVVALSALIAWEVGTAFAERLIRRHPSSSRLKTLLPFLQNGFRVVLLTLVGLILLSEIGVNIAPLLAGAGVFGLAIGFGAQTLVKDVITGIFILMEDTLSVGDVVEVGAHSGLVEKITIRTVHMRDFDGNVHSIPFSEVQTIKNMSKGFAYAVVDVMVSYRENIDEALKTMAEVAEDMRRAGPLAETIIEPFEVVGVEGLQESAVWLRGRFKTRPLGQWNVKREFYRRIKAAFDARGIEIPLPQRRLFFGTDKAGNAPPLHILTDANALQVQEDRRRVAEAARAARRPGPHIEEHPGARERRDDEAQEILPTVERHPERV is encoded by the coding sequence ATGATCCGGGCCTTGTGCCTGGCGCTTTGCCTCCTGTTCAGCTCTGCCAGTTTCGCCCAGACCCCGGCCGCGCCTGCGGGGTCCGTAACGTCTCCCGCCACCGCCGCGCCCAAGAGCGAGGACAGCCTCAAGGTGCTCCTCGACACGCTCTCCGACGACAAGGCGCGGGCGGATTTCACCGCCCGGCTGCGCGCTCTGCTCGAAGCGCGCGACGCCACGACCGGCACGCCGGCCGCCGATGACTGGGTGGCCGGCACCACCCGCTCCCTCTCCGATTTCTCCAGCGGCGTGCTGACCGTGGTGGGCGAGATCGAGAACTTGCCGACCCAGATGTCCGAGGCCGTGGAAGCGCTGCGCGACCCGGCGGCCCTGCGGCGTATCGCGTGGGCGGCCGGCACCGTGGTGCTCGCGCTGGCGGCCGCCTTTGCCGCCGAGTGGCTGGCGTCCTTGCTGCTCGCGCGCCCGCGCCGGGCCATCGAGCGGCGGGCGGGCGATCTTCTCGTCATCCGCCTCTTCCTCATTCTGGTGCGGGCGGTGCTGCTGGCCTTGCCCATCATCGCTTTTGCCGCCGCCGCTTTCGCGGTGCTGGGCGCGGTGGAGATGAGCTTCGTGGTGCGCCTCGCCGTGGTCACGCTGGTCAATGCGAGCGTGATGGCGCGGGCGATCATTGCGTTCGGCCATGCGGTGCTCTCGCCCGAGAGCCGGCGCCTGCGCCTGCCGCCGCTGGACGACGAGAGTGCGGCCTATGGCTTCCTTTGGGTCGGGCGCTTCGCCAACACCGTCGTCTATGGCTATTTCCTGCTGCGGGCGGCCTGGATCCTCGGCCTCTCGACCAGCGCCTATGCCTTCCTCCTGGATGTGCTCGGGCTGCTGGTGGCCGGCATGGCCATCGTCTTCCTGCTCCAGATCCGCGCCTCGGTGGCGGGCTGGCTGCGGGCCTCGGGCGAAGCCGGCACGTCGCTTACGCGCCTGCGCAATCAGGTGGCGGATTTCTGGCACCTGCTCGCCATCGCTTATGTGGTGGCCGGCTATTTCGTCTGGGTTCTGGATGTGCGGGACGGCTTTGCCTTTCTCGCGCAGGCGACCGCTCTCTCGGTGCTTGCCATCGTCGCTGCGCGCTTCGCCGCGCGCCTCCTCCAGCGCGGCTTCGGCATGATCTTCCACCTCAGCCCCGAGGTGCGGCGGCAGTATCCGCTGCTGGAGGCGCGAGCGAACCGCTATCTGCCCATCCTGCGGCAGGTGTTCCAGGGCCTGCTGGCGGTCCTGACGCTGCTGGTGCTGCTGGAAATCTGGGGCGGAAGTCCCTTCGCGTGGCTCGCCTCCGACAACGGCCAGCGCCTGCTCAGCCGCTGCATCTCCATTGGCGTCGTGGCGCTCTCGGCGCTCATCGCCTGGGAGGTGGGCACCGCCTTTGCCGAGCGGCTGATCCGCCGGCATCCGTCGTCAAGCCGGCTAAAGACATTGTTGCCCTTCCTCCAGAATGGCTTTCGCGTGGTGCTTCTGACGCTGGTGGGGCTGATCCTGCTCTCGGAAATCGGCGTCAACATCGCCCCGCTTCTGGCCGGTGCCGGTGTCTTCGGCCTCGCCATCGGCTTCGGGGCGCAGACGCTGGTGAAGGATGTCATCACCGGCATCTTCATCCTCATGGAGGACACGCTGTCGGTGGGTGATGTGGTGGAGGTGGGCGCCCATTCGGGTCTCGTGGAAAAAATCACCATCCGCACGGTGCACATGCGCGATTTCGACGGCAACGTGCATTCCATCCCCTTCAGCGAGGTGCAGACCATCAAGAACATGTCCAAGGGCTTCGCTTATGCGGTCGTGGACGTGATGGTCTCCTACCGGGAGAATATCGACGAGGCGCTGAAGACCATGGCCGAGGTGGCGGAGGACATGCGCCGCGCCGGGCCGCTGGCCGAGACCATCATCGAGCCGTTCGAGGTGGTGGGCGTGGAGGGCCTTCAGGAATCCGCCGTCTGGCTGCGCGGCCGCTTCAAGACGCGCCCGCTCGGCCAGTGGAACGTGAAGCGCGAATTCTACCGGCGCATCAAGGCAGCGTTCGATGCGCGGGGCATCGAGATTCCGCTTCCCCAGCGCCGGCTCTTCTTCGGCACCGACAAGGCCGGCAACGCCCCGCCGCTGCATATCCTCACCGATGCCAACGCCCTTCAGGTGCAGGAGGACCGGCGCCGCGTGGCGGAGGCCGCCCGCGCCGCCCGTCGGCCGGGACCGCATATCGAGGAGCATCCGGGCGCGCGGGAGCGCCGGGACGACGAGGCGCAGGAGATCCTGCCCACCGTGGAGCGCCACCCCGAGCGGGTGTGA
- the epmA gene encoding EF-P lysine aminoacylase EpmA produces the protein MTRPSPWWHPSVHEDRRPFLLARARIAAAIRADFAARDFLEVETPVLQVSPGNEAHLHAFATLWRRPEGGTLPYYLRTSPEFAAKKLLAAGEPRIFEFARVFRDRERGTTHHPEFTMLEWYRAREPYETLMEDCVRLLRLASNAGGISGFSFRGRSCDPFAEAERLTLVAAFARHAGIDLSRFLAPPGHEPEAAPFAEAVAAAGIRTAPDDTWADLFSRVLVEKVEPHLGDGRPTLLCEYPTSEAALARPTVADPRVAERFELYACGVELANAFGELTDPVEQRRRFEIEMAEKARLYGERYPIDEGLLEALEHMPEASGCALGFDRLAMLASGARRLDDMLWAPVEIS, from the coding sequence ATGACCCGCCCCAGCCCCTGGTGGCACCCGAGCGTCCATGAGGACCGCCGCCCCTTTCTCCTCGCCCGCGCCCGCATCGCCGCAGCCATCCGCGCCGATTTCGCCGCCCGCGACTTTCTGGAAGTGGAAACGCCTGTGCTTCAGGTGTCGCCGGGGAACGAGGCGCACCTGCACGCCTTCGCCACGCTCTGGCGGCGACCGGAGGGCGGCACCCTGCCCTATTATCTGCGCACCTCGCCGGAGTTTGCCGCCAAGAAGCTGCTGGCGGCCGGGGAGCCCCGCATCTTCGAATTCGCCCGTGTCTTCCGCGACCGCGAGCGCGGCACGACGCACCATCCCGAGTTCACCATGCTGGAATGGTACCGGGCCCGCGAACCCTACGAGACCCTGATGGAGGACTGTGTCCGCCTGCTCCGCCTTGCTTCCAACGCGGGCGGCATCTCCGGTTTTTCGTTCCGGGGGCGGAGCTGCGATCCCTTTGCCGAGGCCGAGCGGCTGACGCTCGTCGCGGCATTCGCGCGGCATGCGGGCATCGATCTGTCCCGCTTTCTCGCGCCGCCGGGGCACGAGCCGGAAGCCGCTCCCTTTGCCGAGGCGGTGGCGGCGGCGGGCATCCGCACCGCGCCGGACGACACTTGGGCGGACCTCTTCTCCCGTGTTCTCGTGGAGAAGGTGGAGCCGCATCTGGGCGACGGACGCCCGACCCTGCTCTGCGAATATCCCACCAGCGAGGCGGCCCTCGCCCGTCCCACCGTGGCCGACCCGCGCGTCGCGGAACGTTTCGAGCTCTATGCCTGCGGAGTCGAACTCGCCAATGCCTTCGGAGAACTGACGGACCCGGTGGAGCAGCGGCGGCGCTTCGAGATCGAGATGGCGGAGAAGGCCCGCCTCTATGGCGAGCGCTATCCCATCGACGAGGGGCTTCTGGAGGCGCTGGAGCATATGCCCGAGGCGAGCGGCTGCGCGCTCGGCTTCGACCGCCTTGCTATGCTGGCGAGCGGT
- the efp gene encoding elongation factor P — MVKVIASSLRKGNVVEIDDKLYVVLSAENIHPGKGTPVTQMDMRRISDGVKISERYRTTEQVERAYVEDRPYTYLYEDSDGYTFMNPENYEQITVPKDVVGDQSVYLQESMECMISTHNGNAIAIELPQRVVLEIVDTEPTVKGQTASSSYKPAMLSNGVRTMVPPHIAAGTRVVIMTADASYVERAKD; from the coding sequence GTGGTCAAGGTCATCGCCAGCTCTCTGCGCAAGGGCAATGTCGTCGAGATCGATGACAAGCTCTACGTGGTTCTCAGTGCCGAGAACATCCATCCCGGCAAGGGCACCCCGGTGACCCAGATGGACATGCGCCGCATTTCCGACGGGGTGAAGATCTCCGAGCGCTACCGCACCACCGAGCAGGTGGAGCGCGCCTACGTGGAAGACCGCCCCTATACCTATCTCTATGAGGATAGCGACGGCTACACCTTCATGAATCCGGAGAATTACGAGCAGATCACCGTTCCCAAGGACGTGGTGGGCGATCAGTCCGTGTATCTCCAGGAAAGCATGGAATGCATGATCTCCACCCACAATGGCAATGCCATCGCCATCGAGCTGCCCCAGCGCGTGGTGCTGGAGATCGTGGACACCGAGCCCACCGTGAAGGGCCAGACGGCCTCCTCGTCCTACAAGCCGGCCATGCTGTCGAACGGCGTGCGCACGATGGTGCCCCCGCACATTGCGGCCGGCACCCGGGTGGTGATCATGACCGCTGACGCCTCCTATGTGGAGCGTGCCAAGGACTGA
- a CDS encoding response regulator, translating to MSVSGKRILVVEDEFLVALGLQDNLRVLGYETVGPATTLAMAVQAAEREPLDAAILDINLKGEVVFPAAEILSDRGIPLIFCSDYIGVSRVPDRFADAVRVPKPYTIASMAAALREIFDGDDDAGPDRHSDNDQSMSF from the coding sequence ATGAGTGTTTCGGGAAAGCGGATATTGGTGGTCGAGGACGAGTTCCTCGTAGCGCTGGGCCTGCAGGACAATCTGCGCGTCCTCGGCTACGAGACGGTCGGACCCGCCACCACCCTCGCCATGGCCGTTCAGGCGGCCGAGCGCGAGCCGCTCGATGCCGCCATCCTCGACATCAATCTCAAGGGAGAGGTGGTGTTTCCCGCCGCTGAGATCCTCAGCGACCGCGGCATCCCGCTCATCTTCTGCAGTGATTACATCGGCGTCTCGCGCGTGCCCGATCGCTTTGCGGACGCCGTGCGCGTGCCGAAGCCCTATACCATCGCCAGCATGGCGGCGGCGCTGCGCGAGATCTTCGACGGCGACGATGATGCGGGGCCGGACCGGCATTCGGACAACGACCAGTCCATGTCCTTCTGA
- the mutL gene encoding DNA mismatch repair endonuclease MutL, translating into MTIRRLPPVLIDRIAAGEVVERPAAAVKELVENAIDAGATEIEVLVVGGGREMIRISDNGSGMSADELSLAVERHATSKLPTEDLLAISTLGFRGEALPSIGAVARLSIASRPKSAPHAFEIRVEGGVVTPPRPAALNGGTRVEVRDLFFATPARLKFLKSDRAEAAAAADVVRRLALARPDVAFTLMTDDRQPLTWVARSMDEAGRAARVADVLGAEAGRNLIPVVGERGGVRLVGLAGLPTYSKANSLSQFLFVNGRPVRDKLLMGALRAAYSDLLPSDRYPVLALFLSLDPREVDVNVHPAKTEVRFRDGGNVRALLVRTLTDALAARVPSTAGTIADRLVELARTPELEPARPAAAIPEFRPYRAEPMPAGGYDWRASPARPLNVAEPDGALEAEMESFAEAVQASFDVGMPAADARADAAVPETGDLDRPLGAARAQLHETYIVAQTREGMVLVDQHAAHERLVYEKLKAALERDGVARQGLLVPAVVDLDPAEADRLAERAGDLAALGLVIEPFGIGAVLVREVPALLAKADVTKLVRDVAEHSAEWDDALPLERRLLHVAATMACHGSVRAGRRLRVEEMNALLREMEETPNAGECNHGRPTFITLSLKDVEKLFARR; encoded by the coding sequence ATGACCATCCGTCGCCTTCCGCCCGTTCTCATTGATCGCATCGCCGCGGGCGAAGTGGTCGAGCGTCCTGCGGCGGCCGTGAAGGAACTGGTCGAGAATGCGATCGATGCCGGCGCCACGGAGATCGAGGTGCTGGTGGTCGGTGGCGGACGGGAGATGATCCGCATCTCCGACAATGGCTCCGGCATGAGTGCGGACGAACTGTCCCTCGCCGTCGAGCGTCACGCCACCTCCAAGCTCCCCACCGAAGACCTTCTCGCCATTTCGACGCTGGGCTTCCGGGGTGAGGCGCTGCCCTCAATTGGCGCCGTGGCGCGCCTCTCCATCGCCAGCCGCCCCAAGTCCGCGCCCCATGCCTTCGAGATTCGCGTCGAGGGCGGGGTCGTCACCCCGCCCCGTCCGGCGGCGCTCAATGGCGGCACGCGGGTGGAGGTGCGCGATCTCTTCTTCGCGACGCCCGCGCGCCTGAAATTCCTGAAATCCGACCGGGCCGAAGCCGCCGCCGCCGCGGACGTGGTGCGCCGCCTCGCGCTGGCCCGGCCCGATGTCGCCTTCACCTTGATGACTGATGACCGCCAGCCCCTCACCTGGGTGGCGAGGTCCATGGATGAGGCCGGTCGCGCAGCCCGTGTCGCCGATGTCCTCGGCGCGGAGGCGGGGCGCAACCTCATTCCGGTGGTGGGCGAGCGGGGCGGGGTGCGGCTGGTGGGGCTCGCGGGACTGCCCACCTATTCCAAGGCCAATTCGCTCTCCCAATTCCTGTTCGTGAACGGCCGGCCGGTACGGGACAAACTGCTGATGGGCGCGCTTCGAGCCGCCTATTCCGACCTGCTGCCTTCCGACCGCTATCCGGTGCTCGCCCTCTTCCTCAGCCTCGATCCGCGCGAGGTGGACGTGAACGTTCATCCCGCCAAGACCGAGGTGCGCTTTCGCGACGGGGGGAACGTGCGCGCCCTTCTGGTGCGCACGCTGACCGATGCGCTCGCCGCCCGCGTGCCGAGCACCGCCGGCACCATCGCCGACCGGCTGGTGGAACTCGCCCGCACGCCGGAACTGGAGCCGGCGCGCCCCGCCGCCGCCATCCCGGAGTTCCGGCCCTATCGGGCCGAGCCCATGCCGGCCGGGGGCTACGATTGGCGCGCCTCCCCCGCGCGCCCGCTGAACGTGGCGGAGCCGGACGGGGCGCTCGAGGCCGAGATGGAAAGCTTCGCCGAAGCGGTGCAGGCTTCCTTCGACGTCGGGATGCCCGCCGCGGACGCCCGCGCCGATGCGGCCGTGCCCGAGACGGGCGATCTCGACCGGCCGCTGGGCGCGGCGCGCGCGCAACTGCACGAGACCTACATCGTCGCGCAAACCCGCGAGGGCATGGTGCTGGTGGATCAGCACGCCGCCCATGAGCGCCTCGTCTATGAGAAGCTGAAGGCCGCGCTGGAGCGGGACGGGGTGGCACGGCAGGGCCTGCTGGTGCCTGCGGTGGTCGATCTCGATCCGGCCGAGGCGGACCGGCTGGCGGAGCGGGCTGGGGATCTGGCGGCGCTCGGGCTCGTCATCGAGCCCTTCGGCATCGGCGCGGTTCTGGTGCGCGAGGTGCCGGCGCTGCTCGCCAAGGCGGACGTGACGAAACTCGTGCGGGACGTGGCTGAGCATTCCGCGGAATGGGATGACGCGCTCCCGCTGGAGCGGCGCCTGCTGCACGTGGCCGCCACCATGGCTTGCCACGGCTCCGTGCGGGCCGGCCGGCGCCTTAGGGTGGAGGAGATGAACGCCCTCCTGCGGGAGATGGAGGAGACGCCGAACGCCGGCGAGTGCAATCACGGACGGCCGACCTTCATCACTTTGTCCCTGAAGGACGTGGAAAAACTGTTCGCCCGCCGCTGA
- the rsmD gene encoding 16S rRNA (guanine(966)-N(2))-methyltransferase RsmD yields MRIVGGKHRGRPLQAPASKATRPTTDRLRESLFNMLAHAYGDAADGARVLDLFAGTGALGIEALSRGAVFALFVEEAAEARALIRANVDALGLAGSTKIFRRDATALGEMGPGGPYDLVFCDPPYGKGLAEAALASARDGGWLAPNALLIVEEQTGAFTVPDGFEEIERRRYDDSELTFLQPVASAP; encoded by the coding sequence ATGCGGATCGTCGGCGGCAAGCATCGCGGGCGCCCTCTTCAGGCGCCCGCTTCCAAGGCGACGCGGCCGACCACGGACCGGCTGCGCGAGAGCCTCTTCAACATGCTCGCCCATGCCTATGGCGATGCGGCCGACGGCGCGCGGGTGCTGGACCTGTTCGCCGGCACCGGGGCGCTCGGCATCGAGGCGCTATCACGCGGCGCGGTGTTCGCGCTGTTCGTGGAGGAGGCGGCGGAGGCCCGCGCCCTCATCCGGGCGAATGTGGACGCGCTGGGCTTGGCCGGTTCCACCAAGATCTTCCGCCGTGATGCGACCGCGCTGGGCGAGATGGGGCCGGGCGGTCCCTATGATCTCGTCTTCTGCGATCCGCCCTATGGCAAGGGGCTGGCGGAAGCCGCCCTCGCCTCCGCCCGCGACGGCGGCTGGCTGGCACCCAATGCGCTGCTCATTGTCGAGGAACAGACGGGCGCCTTCACGGTGCCGGACGGCTTCGAGGAAATCGAGCGCCGGCGCTATGACGACAGCGAACTGACCTTCCTCCAGCCGGTGGCCAGCGCACCCTGA